DNA from Thalassoglobus sp. JC818:
GATTTCGCGTTGAACGCATGCTTTGGAAGTGGTGTCCATTCAATGAGAATTCTCTGGCGTTGACGCGTCCTTCCTCACCAAGTTTTAAAAATGTCAGCCCGTGATCGACGTACATCGGCAGCGAGTCGGCATCGATTTGGTAGAAAACTGGGCGACCGTTGTGAGAGTCGCACATCTCCCGAAAGCTCCAAATCAGTTCCGGCCACCTTTCAGGAGGGCCGACAGGATTTCCCATGGAAATCCAGGAACGGTTCTCGATTGCGTACATCAAAAAAGCATCTTCGGCTTCGTTGAACAGAAATCGCTTGTCGCCGAGCAAGGCCAGATTTGCGCTCGTCCGAGTCGACTTGGCAACGATTTCAGAAGCTTTGAGCAGGTCCGACTCAGTTGGAAGCTGTGATTTTCCAGCTTTCGAGGGTGAACAAATTCTGCCAATTGTCCACAGCACGAGAATTGCCGCGACTCCCACACAACCACGAAGAAATCGCGGTGCGTCTCCATGAATGGCGAACTCCCACCAGCGATCGTTCTGAATGTCTCCGTTCTTGTAAATGAAAACTCCCAGCCACAAACAACTCAAAATAGAGATGACGATCGTGCAGAACCAACCGAGCGAGAAACGTTCATGGAGCAATCTTCCCGGTCGATCAAAGCGGTTTCGACAGCAGATGAGGGAAGTGAGAACGAGGAGCAGGATACATGCTTCTTCGTAGTCGATTCCTTTGAGCAGGGATGTCAAGACGCCGATTGTCAGCAGACAGACCGCACCCCACCAGGCTGTGTCGAGTCTTCGTTGAAGTCCACGAGCGACCAGGATCAGAGCCCCACCAGCCAGGCTTCCCACGAAATGCGACACTTCGACGACATGCAGTCCGACAAACTTCTCCAGCACTTGCATGCGTGACGAGACCGATGGAATTGCTCCTGAGATCAACAACACGATTCCCGCGATGAGCGTGGCCATCGAAAGCATGGCAGGGGCGATGGAAGTCACGATTCTTCCACTCCCTCGCACGATCGGTTGAATCTTGCTCACTTGCTTGGCCAAGCTCAGACCAGCGACCAACAGTGTGGCCACGAGCAGTGGCAGCAAGTAGTAAATGACTCGGAAAATCAGGAGAGCAGCGACGACGTCTTCTTTCGAAGTCGAACCGGTAAGCGTGAGGATCACCAGTTCAAAGACCCCGACTCCACCGGGGACATGGGTGAGCATGACCGCGACGATGGCCAGCAAATAAGCTCCCAGCAGCTGCGGAAAATTCATTGTGAAATCGGGAGGCATCAATGAATACAGGCAACCTGCAGCAAGAACCAGGTCGGCCACTGAGACACCAATTTGAGAGAGCGTCACACCGAACTTTGGGAGTTGAATATCGTAGCTGCGAACTCGAAGGGGCTTATGAATGAAGGCAGTCAGCAACAGGTATCCCGCTGTAATCGCAATCAGCGTCCAACCCAAGCCTTTAACAGTGTGAAACGGCAGGTTCAGTTGTTCGGGGATCACAATCGGATCGATGACAAAGCTCAAACCTGCCGTCGCGATTTCTCCGATTCCGAACGTCAGCCCCAACATGAACGCGACTTGCATAACTTCAATCGAGGACAATCCGAGCGACGAATAAACACGATAGCGGACCGGTAGGCCTCCCAGGGTGGCTCCGAAATTGTATGTGGCTACGAATCCCGTAAACGAGGCGAAAGCAACCTGTCGAAATGGAAGGGGATGATGTATGGAGCGAAGCGCGAGCCAGTCGTATCCGATCAGGACGAAGTAATTTGCAGTCGTCAATGCGATGCACAGAGCGATCTTCCAATCTGGAATCGATTGAAGACTGTTTCTGATATCAGCCCAGTTGTAGCCCTTGAGTTGATGCCAGAGCAGTGAAGCTGCGCCGATGAAGATGAGGGTGGCAAAGAGAGGCGCCAGTTGTTGGAGTCGATGTCTCAAAGCCATGTCCCGTTTGATGCGAAGTGAGTTGTTTGACGAACTCGAAATTCATCTCGTTGCAGTTGCCTGACTGAGGGCAGCTTGCGGTGTTCGATTTATTGTTCGTGAAAGTTTGCCGCAACTCTAACGACTGTCAAATGAGTTTGCTGACAGACTTTCCCGTTGCGGGAGAATGCCTGAGAAACTGACATCGAAATTCATATTCGATGGTTCAAGCGTCGCTGGGCGAAGGAGCATTTTCTGAAGCGGCAGTTGATTTTCCGGGATCTGATGCATCAGAAAACGGCGATTCGGTGATGAGCCGGGCAGACCGATTGAATGTGAAGTAGTTCCAGATCCACTGCATCAGCACGAGCATTCTGTTTTCGAATTGGACGATCTGCATGAGATGGACGACCAACCACATCAACCACGCGAAAAATCCGCAGTACTCACGTTTTCCAATCTTGGCGACAGCGACCGAACGGCCGAGTGTGGCCATGCTTCCGCGATCTTTATAGTGAAAGACCTCGTCATGCTTCTTCCCGCGGACAATGGCATCGATCCGCTTGGCGACAAACTGTCCCTGCTGCATCGCGACCGGAGCCAGCCCCGGCAATGGACGTCCATCTTCGCCCGCACAACTTGCGATGTCGCCAATTACAAAAATCTCGGGGTGATCGATGAGTGAGAGGTTTGCCTGAACAGGAATGCGGCCAGCACGATCAGATTCCAGTCCGGCTTCAGTCGCGAGTAATTTTCCAAGTGGATTGGCTTTGACACCCGCTCCCCAGAGAACTGTGCGTGTTTTCACGATCTCAGTTTGATCTCCCGACTGCAGCGTCACCCGATCGGGATGAATTTCGACAACTTTGGTTTGTGTTCGAATCTCAATCCCGAGAGACCGAACTCTTTCCGCCGCACGTTTACTCAAGTCTTCAGGCATGTGAGCCAGAATGTGAGGTGCTGCCTCGATGAGCAGAATTCGAGCTTCTTTGGGATCGATATGGTGAAAGTCATTCTTCAGGGTATGTTGCGCGATCTCCGCGAGTGCTCCAGCCAGTTCGACGCCTGTTGGTCCTCCACCGACGATGACAAAAGTCATCAGCTCAGAACGCCGTTCAAGATTCGATTCTCGTTCGGCACGTTCGAATGACATGAAGATACGTCTTCGGATTTCTGCAGAGTCTTCGATCGTTTTCAGACCGGGAGCAAGATGGGCCCACTCTTCATGTCCGAAGTAGCTGTGCGTGGCTCCCGCAGCTACGACGAGATGATCGTATGGGACTTCACCATCACGCAGGATGACGACTTTTCTCTGCAGGTCGAATCCAGTTACATCCGCAAGCAGAACTTCGCAATTCTTTTGTTTTCGAAACATGTAGCGTAACGGAGTCGCGATGTTCGAAGTGGCGAGTCCGCCGGTGGCAACTTGATAAAGGAGTGGTTGAAACAAATGGAAGTTTCGCCGGTCCAGAAGAGTGACCTGGACCGGCGATCTCTTCAAGCGTTTAGCGACTTGAACACCACCGAACCCGCCTCCAATCACGACGACACGAGGGACTGAGCGTTCTGACTGATGATTCATTTCAACGGTTCTTGCTCAAGATGCTGTGAGTTAATGTTCGGAGCGGCGCCTCTCGGCATCAAACTCACAGCACAGGATTGGATTAAAATTCGAAAGCGGTCAAACGGTTGATACTCGCTCCTGAAGATACGGAAACTGAATTCAGGAACAGAGCCGGTTTAATTGCTTAAAAAGTTTACTTCTCTATTCTGCGAGTTTCTCCATGAGAGATTGAATACCTGCGGAAGCGATTTCAGCATCCTGTTCTCCAGTTGCTCCTCCGACTCCGACAGCGCCGA
Protein-coding regions in this window:
- a CDS encoding NAD(P)/FAD-dependent oxidoreductase, whose product is MNHQSERSVPRVVVIGGGFGGVQVAKRLKRSPVQVTLLDRRNFHLFQPLLYQVATGGLATSNIATPLRYMFRKQKNCEVLLADVTGFDLQRKVVILRDGEVPYDHLVVAAGATHSYFGHEEWAHLAPGLKTIEDSAEIRRRIFMSFERAERESNLERRSELMTFVIVGGGPTGVELAGALAEIAQHTLKNDFHHIDPKEARILLIEAAPHILAHMPEDLSKRAAERVRSLGIEIRTQTKVVEIHPDRVTLQSGDQTEIVKTRTVLWGAGVKANPLGKLLATEAGLESDRAGRIPVQANLSLIDHPEIFVIGDIASCAGEDGRPLPGLAPVAMQQGQFVAKRIDAIVRGKKHDEVFHYKDRGSMATLGRSVAVAKIGKREYCGFFAWLMWLVVHLMQIVQFENRMLVLMQWIWNYFTFNRSARLITESPFSDASDPGKSTAASENAPSPSDA
- the mprF gene encoding bifunctional lysylphosphatidylglycerol flippase/synthetase MprF, whose translation is MALRHRLQQLAPLFATLIFIGAASLLWHQLKGYNWADIRNSLQSIPDWKIALCIALTTANYFVLIGYDWLALRSIHHPLPFRQVAFASFTGFVATYNFGATLGGLPVRYRVYSSLGLSSIEVMQVAFMLGLTFGIGEIATAGLSFVIDPIVIPEQLNLPFHTVKGLGWTLIAITAGYLLLTAFIHKPLRVRSYDIQLPKFGVTLSQIGVSVADLVLAAGCLYSLMPPDFTMNFPQLLGAYLLAIVAVMLTHVPGGVGVFELVILTLTGSTSKEDVVAALLIFRVIYYLLPLLVATLLVAGLSLAKQVSKIQPIVRGSGRIVTSIAPAMLSMATLIAGIVLLISGAIPSVSSRMQVLEKFVGLHVVEVSHFVGSLAGGALILVARGLQRRLDTAWWGAVCLLTIGVLTSLLKGIDYEEACILLLVLTSLICCRNRFDRPGRLLHERFSLGWFCTIVISILSCLWLGVFIYKNGDIQNDRWWEFAIHGDAPRFLRGCVGVAAILVLWTIGRICSPSKAGKSQLPTESDLLKASEIVAKSTRTSANLALLGDKRFLFNEAEDAFLMYAIENRSWISMGNPVGPPERWPELIWSFREMCDSHNGRPVFYQIDADSLPMYVDHGLTFLKLGEEGRVNAREFSLNGHHFQSMRSTRNRILKAECRFEVLPKEQVAAVLPLLKEISDAWMAEKHAAEKGFSLGFFDEKYLMQFPCAVVTQNGKILAFANLWLGANNEEFSVDLMRHDPAGPPGLMDYLFVELIFWGQQQGYEWFSMGMAPLSGIEDRPHAPMWNKAVGVLYRNGDHYYNFQGLRSYKDKFRPDWEPRYLATPGGIALPQVLSDLVRLIGREKKPGKLSPSSKNSDE